The genomic stretch CCTAATCGCCTGCGACCTACCTAATCTGCTATTGCAAAGGTATTTTAAGAATTGTATAATGCATATTAGGCCGTAATGCCATATTGTTGTAATGCTGTTTGTGGAatcctaaattcctaatttaGTAATTATCAATTTGTCACTTtgctatttaaataattaaataaattaagaattttgCAGATGAATTGCAGAAATGCAGAATTGTTTATTAATTAGGAATTGATGAATTGTAATTTTGGAATTAGGAATTTAGTTTGCAGAATTGCAGATTAGGTTGTATACTTGTGTTGTTGTTTAGGAATCCTAatgcatttttaattatattgtatagttgtttaaatgtttaagagtttggaattaggaattttatttatgttttaattctatttataagaatttctatgtaaaatgaaattgtaagttATTAGGTTTATTATATGCCGGGATTGAAGGCACATATTTACCGTTGGCGAACTAAAGATTTTCAATTGACTGATTTGGATTGATTGATTACAAGTGCCAGGtgcttttgtttcttttttttttttttttgttaagagcggttttataataaatttttttatacaatgttgcTTAAAGAACATTCATCCGGaagtgaaaattaaaaagaaaaagaagaaagcaAATTGATCATCcgaaaacaaattttttatataggggcttttttttttttttaatttcgtccgggacctataaaatgtttggaccggccctgaTGAAGTCAGGAAAAGAATCACGAATATAGAACACGGGACCTATAAAatgttttagaaaatattttcctttccttttttttttttgttgcatttCAAAAAATTGTCTTTATGTTtcgttcatttttttaaaaataaatagaattgtAACCGAAACTTAAAATTATGTCCAAGTTACAAAAATTCTGCCTATTCTTATCATCACtcaccattttttattttttatttttattttttttttgtgggagGGAGGGTCCCTagataaagagagagagaaaaaaaaaaaactatctcaGCCATTAAACACAAACATTTTGTTTATTCAAACGATTCAAGGGGCATCTCTTTAAAAAAGcaaaattagtattatatttattaaaaaataacattgatttcattttaaaaataataatactaatgacCAATGGTTTCAGAAGCAGGGTATTTAAACATAGATGTAGCTATGTAGGACTTGGGGTTGTGCCGAATTATTAAGTGTAAAAGCTACTAAAGCATATATAACAAAGCAAGTTCCATAGCTATATggtatctacatatatatatatatcattattttgaTATGGATTCTGATTGCGGCAACTTCGACCCCACCTTAGTCGCGGATTGCAAATCGCTCCTCCAACAATTCCAAGATTCTAGGATTAGTCATGTGTTCCGGGAAGGAAATCACTGTGCCGACCTCCTGGCGAACATTGGGCAACATTCAGCTTGAAGAACATCTCTGCTGGATTATCCTCCTGACGGTCTGAATGACCTGTTGGCTCTTGATGCACGGGCGCCGCTACAAGTAGACGGCATTAATTTCTAGGGACCCTCGGGGCCCTTCctctcaacaaaaaaaaattattatttctaaatatgtaatttttatatattaatattataaaaaaattaaattcaaaataagttaagATAAGACTCTTTAAtcgaatcaaatataaaaaatggaaCAGATGGAGTAATTAGTAAGCCTAATAAATTCATTGAATTAATGAATTTAGCTAAAGATCGAAACGCTGAATCCGCCATTGATTTTGTGAGCTTAATTGTGCAATTAACCTTTGGATGTGTGTATGTGTGACATACGGGTAGACATAAAATTTCTTTGGCGTTGGGTAGGAAAAGTCAGGACAAAATCGGCGCTTCTGGTGGACCCATTTCCTAGCTAGCATAATTGGCCTGTTTCTTATGCTGACAACCATGCATGCATCCCCTCCGCTCACACTGCCGCTCTTGGAAACACGTATTGTAACCGACCCGAATAAAGAGagccaaaaaaattttaaatctataagtattagatttattatcaaaatagaaaaatattattgtattctcCACTCAAACCCAACTTAAGAAAAGTCATAGACTTGTTCCGAACTTCAGTATAGTTGGTTCGTCGCCTGACTTAAAGATCATGATGAGAGATTAAGTGTAATAgacataaatgaaaaaaaaaaagaagaaaaagaaacgaTTATTGCCAATACTTTTTCGATCAGACTTTAGGTTGTTTGATCGAATCAACTTGAGCTAGTTTTGTAGGCACCAAAGGGTCTTTTTCGTTTCTACCAAAGTACCAAACAATGATGTCTCTACAATCTACATTAATAACACATGGTTATAATTAAGGAgattttagacattttatatttaactttcattcttattattaatactagtattttgtacgcgcgatgcgcgaaaactaatgcccaatattaaaatattaataaatacaaataattaaaatttataatttgaattatatatacacaaataatatatgtattttatacacacatatatgatttatcattaatagaattttaattaaaatataatcaaccattaaataaattatataatgattttaataaaatgataattaaagaataggaaaaagatatgatagatataggtgtatggtaataatgatggagttaaaattaacggtgttataacggtgtaagggtagttttgtataacaagaatgtagtagagacatttttgtctaataacattgaagtgtacaacatttaaagcaaaatgtatacatttattagcatacaaaaagagggacataaatcaaggatataaccttgatggagacttattatgttttttgatataGTGTTGGATACGATATGATGGTGCGACCACCTTGGTATATATTTGCTATTCAGTTGGTGGAAAGTAGGAGACCTTTTACTCCATCATTAACAACCAAAATGAAACTGATGAAGATCAAATTAATGTAAAGCTaccaaataaatgaaataacataaaactttattttaaaatataataataataataaaataaaagcaacGCGGCGTAACTTATTCTCCGGAGCACATGTATGGAATACAACTAATAGtactaattaacaaattattaccAACTGGCATTTCCAGCTAAATATAGTAAAATTTCTCTACCTAATGTTTACTCATGCCCCAATTAAATAAACCCCCACGCAACCATCTAGTCAACATTAACAATTAAAAGCTAATACGGGTAGTCCAATTAGTTCCTACTTGATAAATTGCAATAATACATAATTCAGTTCTAAAAGTGTAAAAGTTACACTCAATTTGATAGACACTAGACACTGATCTTCTCAACTAATGAGTTACCGTTAAGTTGGGGTATAGTGTGGGTCCGAGACTAGAGATtgggattttgattttgatcacacttgtgtgagaccgtctcacggattcttattcgtgagacggtctcacacaagtttttgccatgcTTTTGTGGGCAAGATTAAGAATTAAACGAAGGAGACCGGAACATGGTCTAGTGGTCTACGTTGGACTTTGTAAATTCATTAGCAGATCGAACTCACACAAACATTGAGCTCAGatctgctctctctctctctgttctGTTCATCGAGATTCCTGAACTTCATTGATCGACGGTGAAGAAGGTGCAAAATGTCGTCGACGCATCACACCAAGACGGATTCCGAAGTGACGAGCTTAGCGCCATCGTCGCCGAACCGGGCGGTCTACTACGTGCAGAGCCCGTCGAGAGATTCCCATGACGGCGAGAAGACCACAAACTCCTTCCACTCCACGCCCATCCTCAGCCCAATGGGCTCTCCGGGCAGGGCCTCCCGGGACTCCTCCTCCACCCGATTCTCCGGCTCGCTCAAGCCCGGCTCCCAGAAGTCCAGCAGTGGGTCCCGCTCAAATAgccgccgccaccaccaccaccaccaccgcaaAGACGAGAAGCAGTGGAAGGAATTTGACGCCATAGAAGAAGAGGGGCTACTTGATGAGGGCCATAGCCGGAAGGGCATCCCTCGCCGCTGCTATTTTCCGGCGTTCGTCGTCggcttcttcctcctcttcggCTTCTTCTCTTTGATCCTCTGGGGCGCTAGCCGGAATCAGAAACCTGTAGTCACCATGAAGGTAATAATTAAGCTCCATTGATTTCCCCTTATGGATCCAGTAGTTAAAGATTCAATAATCATTGATTCATCAAATTCTATATAGTGACATCAAAAATTTAGACAAATAGGATAACTTTTTCTGCTGACCTTAATCATTAAAAGATCACATCAATATAAAATAGTTTAAGCTGTTGATCAGCTTAAATAAAAAAGGGCAATAAACACTTTCTTTAGAAGTTGAATTTGTACCCTCTTGAATATCAATCATTCGATATAATTTGACTCGATTGTCCCATTAAACTAGATTAGGTTGTCTGATCAGCTCAAATTACATATGATTTAAATGTTGAACTTGTACCCTTTTGAATACCAATTAGTCAGGTTCTAGTGAATATTAACCAGTCTAACCAATCTAGCTTAGGCTGTTTCAtcagctcaaattaagaaagATTTAGACGTTAAATTTGTACCCTTTGAATACAATTAGTCTGGCCGTTGTGAATATTAACCAGTCTGACCAATTTGGCTGGATTGTCGCAATTTGCAGAGCATTTCATTTGATGAATTTGTGGTTCAAGCGGGGATGGATCACTCCGGCGTTGCGACGGAGATGGTGTCCATGAACTCCACCGTCAAGCTTGTGTTCCGGAACAAAGGCACATTTTTCGGGATGCACGTAACGTCGACGCCGTTAGATCTCTCATTCTCCGAGCTCACCGTCGCCACCGGAACAGTAACCTATCCACAAACCCTAAAACTTTCCcgtccatttttttttacacagaAACGATCTGTAACTTGACGTTTTCTTGACATTCCTTCAATTCTCAGATTAACAAGTTCTATCAATCAAGAAAGAGCCAGAGGACGTTGACGGTGACGTTAAGGGGGAAGGGAATCCCGTTGTACGGCGGGGGAGCTGACTTGACCAGCAAGGAGGGAAAGCCGACGGCGCCGGTGCTGTTGACCCTGGGTTTCACGGTGAGAGCGAGGGCTTACGTATTGGGCCGGCTCGTGAAGCCCAAGTTCTATAGAGAAGTCCACTGCTCGGTTATTATGGACCCAAAGAAGATGAACAAGGCCCTGCAGTTCAAGAACAATTGCACTTACACATAATTTGTTTACCTACTTTTGTAATATAGGAATGATAGTGggagcaaaaataaaaatggagggtgtttttttttttttttttttttttttttaatttttttctNNNNNNNNNNNNNNNNNNNNNNNNNNNNNNNNNNNNNNNNNNNNNNNNNNNNNNNNNNNNNNNNNNNNNNNNNNNNNNNNNNNNNNNNNNNNNNNNNNNNNNNNNNNNNNNNNNNNNNNNNNNNNNNNNNNNNNNNNNNNNNNNNNNNNNNNNNNNggggggtttttttttttttttttttttttttttgtaatttttatcatgtttatttattttttaaaagaattatggAGGACTCCTTAATtaaattggaaattttggatgagttattaaattcttttataCCTATTTCcaattcattcttttttttttttgagtgactagAGAAACTCGTAACCAGTATTCAAAGATGTATACTGCTGGGTAAATCTTGTCTTGTGACACTAGCCAACAAAAGATCAAAACGAGAGAAACCAAATTAGGTTACCTATAACTGGTCAACAAAAATCAAGAAGGCCAGTAGTTTGCTCTGACAATAAGTTTAAACTCAAGTTTTGATCAGAGAAACCCGTAGTCACTATTCGAAGATGTACACTAGGTAAATcttgccttgtgaccctagctaaTAACGAACCAAAACGAGAAAAATCAATTTAAGTTACTTATAACTGGTCAACTAAAATCAAGAAGACTAATAAGCTGTTCTCACGAAGAGTTGAACTCAAATTTTGATCAAACCCTATTCAGTGAATTCTCtcaacaattaaatattttgtgttAAATATTTTGTGTAGGAGTTGTATCTACCTTGTGTACTTTAAAATATTTCCTTTATTAGCCCAAAGGCCATGCGAAAAGTACTAGTTAGTTGGGAATGCAAGTTAACTTGTATGTATAGTAAGATGAAACAGACTAACATATTGAGCTTAAAGTTAATAccaaaactatttaaatttcaaccagaaaaagaaaaagatgctAGAGTACAAGGGTAGAATGCAACTGGTGTAACTGAAAATGGATCTCAAAATTTGTGTGTTAAAAAAATCTCAACTAGGATTACAAAGATAA from Ipomoea triloba cultivar NCNSP0323 chromosome 12, ASM357664v1 encodes the following:
- the LOC115998619 gene encoding uncharacterized protein LOC115998619 gives rise to the protein MSSTHHTKTDSEVTSLAPSSPNRAVYYVQSPSRDSHDGEKTTNSFHSTPILSPMGSPGRASRDSSSTRFSGSLKPGSQKSSSGSRSNSRRHHHHHHRKDEKQWKEFDAIEEEGLLDEGHSRKGIPRRCYFPAFVVGFFLLFGFFSLILWGASRNQKPVVTMKSISFDEFVVQAGMDHSGVATEMVSMNSTVKLVFRNKGTFFGMHVTSTPLDLSFSELTVATGTINKFYQSRKSQRTLTVTLRGKGIPLYGGGADLTSKEGKPTAPVLLTLGFTVRARAYVLGRLVKPKFYREVHCSVIMDPKKMNKALQFKNNCTYT